In Uranotaenia lowii strain MFRU-FL chromosome 2, ASM2978415v1, whole genome shotgun sequence, one genomic interval encodes:
- the LOC129749414 gene encoding pupal cuticle protein Edg-84A-like, protein MSKITFIVLLAFFGAIAAMPQYHGQQHHHEEEHHGPVHYEFHYDIHDDHTGDVHGRKESRKDHQTQGEYYLIDADGYKRTVTYQVDGKSGFVAQVHREPIKGYQQPQQHHQIHKVVAVPVHHQHHY, encoded by the exons ATGTCTAAg ATCACCTTCATCGTTCTGTTGGCCTTCTTCGGAGCCATTGCTGCCATGCCTCAGTACCACGGCCAGCAACATCATCACGAGGAAGAACACCATGGACCAGTACACTACGAATTCCACTATGACATCCATGATGATCACACCGGAGATGTTCATGGACGCAAGGAATCCCGTAAGGATCATCAGACCCAGGGCGAATACTACTTGATCGATGCCGATGGTTACAAGCGCACTGTCACCTACCAGGTCGATGGCAAGAGCGGATTCGTTGCTCAGGTCCACCGGGAGCCAATCAAGGGATACCAGCAGCCTCAGCAGCACCATCAAATCCACAAGGTCGTTGCTGTCCCAGTTCACCATCAGCATCACTACTAG